In Ptiloglossa arizonensis isolate GNS036 chromosome 6, iyPtiAriz1_principal, whole genome shotgun sequence, the DNA window AtatgttatttatatataatatttttttatactacTTATTAATCTATGTCATTTTTAATTTGAGTAAATtgcaaaaacaaattttaaaaaagtgGTACATATTTTCGCTCtcagaaaattacatttttaattttgaacacaaattaattttataagaatgtgataaatattgttacatttttcaaaaactcTAATATTTATCACAGTTTTCTAATAGGAGCTCTGCCATCGGTCTTTCACAATAAATTATTAGTTTCAGGCAACTAAACACATTGTGTTTCGTTAGTGTGTTAGAGCGAATACAGACGAGTATACTGCACAAgcaagaaaatgtttaaatctTCAGGTTAACACTGAAAGCATTGTACCTACAAATGAATCATTTTGTGTTTCAATACAATATGCACTGGATCTACGATTCATACATCCCTAGCCAGAGATATAACGGACCAATGAGATTTTCTCGTAAGCACGTGATTTTATTTACTCAAGTCTTTACGATTGAATGGACTATAGAAATATTATATGACTTTCGcccttttcaattatttaaaatgtttgcAGCTAATTGATattctacaaattttaatttcacattACTATGCATCCATGATATTCAAGCTCCTAAGATTAGAATTTATTTTGAATCCAGTAACTAACGGTTAAACTCAACTATATTCAAACTAAACTCCGAAGCTTAAACATTTTTTCTCAGTCTGTTCCCTGTTTCCATGTTACCACATGTCGACTAATTTCATACTATATGTGCGAGCGTCTAATGTGAACTTGTCCAGCAAATATTATTAATGCATCATCTCTTGTTTTGTATGCAAAATGTCCACCAGAAGCGGGAACGTACGACTTCATAGATTCCTTTGTTTCTCAACAGCGATGCGTGGAAGGGGAACGAGTCGCATAAGGAACTTCATTCGTAGGCATATCCGAGTGAAACGATTATATGATCAAATTCCAATATTATTTACACTTGATCCCATCATTATGCAACATGACCTAACAAAGTTGGGGAAGAATCCTCTCTATCGGAATGCGTGTGGGATGTCTCCCaagttgatattttttttcggCCTGactaaaaataaatgtatttaaaagtAATAGTAATTAAGAGTAGATGACTCACGAAGAGAACGACTatctaaaattaacgaaaataatttgaatccAGAAATTTATCCAATCGACGATTCAAAGTTTTTTCTCACTTTAATTATTTCactgtataaaaattgtatattaataaccttgttaaataaataattaatacgatatgattacaattttcaaaaagagcattccaattattcaaaaatacgAGTAGGTAAAAAACAACTCTACCTActcaaaatttattcaaaattgtacaaaacttAATACTTTCTATGGAacgtaaaagaaattaaaatttgattttgaaaataagaaagttGAAATTTGTCGATACTGTACCAACAGATAATTATCAGATTTGATCACTTCTTTGCCGACAATATTTATGATATTGAATGCAACATTTTAAATACTtactattttatattcttttatacaCAAGAACGTCATTCGTTTATAACAAATATTAATCTATTACTTGATTGTATAAGAATTCAactgtatacaatttttatttgcaaaataCTACAGTTTATTTACAATGTGAATCaaaaattcattaaattcaagttCGCAATTCTAAAAATCGATAATAATTcaacaaaaattcgaattaaaaGTTCGATATGTTATCACTGATCGCTAAAAGATTATATATGTAATGTACGCTTTCGTTACAATCATGCGATTGTAGTGTCATCTGTAGAAAAGGCACGAATATTGTGCAGGCATTCTTTTTTCGAAAGCGATCGTAAGAAGAGATAGCAGTACGCCAATTTTAAGGCAGCGAGCGCGTACGGTGTCACGTGGGCAGGCGCGACCAGCGCATATTCGAGAGAAACCTGGCGCCCTGGTGGCGGTCTTTGGGGCGGCCATATTTTCTCTCGTGGATTTCAATCACGAAGGTGGTAGTTCGCTGACAATTTTTGGGATGCGACGTACAAAGTCGTTTTCGCGCGTTCTGTACTCGTAAATAAGTGATCAGTGCCAATCATGGCTAAAGGGAGTAACAATTTAAGTGGAAGACGGTCATCGTCGCATAATACGAAGCCCTACGACGCAAACAATGTGAGTAGTCTCTCCTTGGCACGAGTCCCCCGCGACAGAAACGAACCTGCTTCGAGTTCAACGGTTCTTCGTACCTTACCGCCCGAATTAGATCCTTCAGCGAATTTACATCATGTACCGGCCCCCCTTCGGACTACTCCTTGCGCGACTGCCCTTTTCCTAAGATGCACTTTCATCGGACCTAGACGATGTCACGGTTATGTGAGTGCACTCGATAACCTCAATCTTTCCCATACCACTTCACTCACGAGATACCTATCGAGACACCTATAACATCTAACCTTGAAACGTGATTTCCTCCTAAGAGGAATTGAGAATCTATTATATGATTTGATTCTCGTCAACTTGGAATTTTATTGTCGTTaaggaattgaaatattttttcgtttacgTTTATATCGATTCCATACTAGAAAAAGGCTCGCGTGACGTTGGGAAATTGCGTTTTGCGCAAATTCGCGCAATATCATGTAATCAGCTTATAAAATCGTTTTTTGATAATGGTAATGTTCGTTCGATTCAGTCAAGCTGAATTAAAGCAAGATTCAGAAAATTTGATTCTCGATTGAAAGTTTTAACCTCAATTTCAAAAACGAATTATAACACTTTTTATAAAGTGTAGTATGTTTATGCTTTTACAGATATTTGTTTGGTATAATATTTATgattaaaatgttaaattatgaCTATTAGTCTTTTTGGtttacttttatttcaattattttctttaaataattctcAGGCGTATAAAACTCTTTAATAAAAACAGTAGCTATCTACATATGTTAAATGCAAATAATTGAAGCCAGCAAACAATGTTGTATACATAACCTACCTTTTCActaatatttaacatttatttcatctataaagtttattttattctatgtaatattgaataatgataattaaagcaatgaatattaataaattatttggcATTTTTGGAATTATCTTCTTATTTCAGTCATTCGTGAAGAAGGTAGCAACAAAAGTAACTGATCTTATACCACAAAGATCATGGATCAGTAAGTGGTTCAATTCATCTCAAAATGAAGATGTATTAGACGACAGTGAAAACCCTGAAGAGGTTGAGTCtgaagaagaaattcaaaaacctCCACCTTCAAAACGACCATGTATTCGTATGGATGTTACTCATCCTCCTGGTACATTCTTAATTCAACCAAGAGCTAAAGCTCCATTTAACAAAGCCAGTTCTTCTAAACAACAATATTCTATACATAATGAAATGGTAATTAACATTTTTGAAAACAATAGCCGTTTAAAAACATTtcctaaaattaataatttcctaCAGTCTGAAGATTTTTCTGAACCTGCAATGGCTGGGCCAAGCAGAATGAGCCATTTAATATCTTCCACGCCTGCAACACAAACAGATATTAGAAATATAGTCCCGCAAAGGTCCGATTTGAATTCAATAGCTGCTCCCACAAACAATGGAACTACAAATGGTATGGATGATAATTCTGAATCTAGTGAAAGTACCAGTGGCTGCAGCTCCCTTATTCCACAAACAAATAGACAAGAAGCTCCATCAAATGTCTCTTATAATACCCCATTTACCaatagaaagaaatttaataatgacaAATTAACTTTCagtaagtaatatttattttctttggaacaatattaacatttaaatgaaaacattttttttttttttttttttaagatacaTTGTAtaagtaatataatttttttttttttctttttcttttttctagccAATCATATGCAGTCACCAAGGTCTTTATTTTTAGATAGTAATCGAGATTCCTTAAGCAGTCGCAGACCAAGCTTTAATGCATCAGTCATGACAAACACGCCGGATCGTGCATCGCCCCTGTCTTCTCCTTTTTACAGTGGAAATATTACTTTTGGTGGAGCAAATGCAGCTGGTCTTTATAAACAAAGTCGCAATTTATTTAACAGTTCAAATGAGGTATATTTTCctgaatatttttacataaactATACTTTACTTAATATTCATAGTTTATTAATAATCATTTTATTAAACAGACTCAATATTCTAAAGTAAACAAACAACTGCAAACTTTATTCATTGTTTTTACTTCATTTAAACTATACGAATTTGTACTTAATTATAGATTCAACTTAAAGTTCCAAGAAGAACAAGTGTTGAAGTAAAACCATCTAATACCGCAGGAGTTGATTCATCTGGTATGAGTCAAACTGCTAAGAAAATATTAGAAGCATTAGAACACTTTTCATCACCTATAACTGATGCTAAAAAAATTccattaaaaatgataaataatacaTCAATGAGTAAAAAGAGAACAAAGGTGGAAATATCACCAACAATTAAAGTTGGATTACGTCATTTAACTCGTGAATTAACTGTACCAACTGTGCCCGACATATTAAAATTGAGACGACGTCAGAAACTACAAGATACAACAGTTGCAGCTAGAAAAATGGTTTCAGCTCGAAGTGAACCACCACCTCCACAAGAATACCATTTTCGGTAAGTTTACATTTGAATTGTAGTGTACACAGAATGCATATTTATGCTTAGTTATGAAATAGgtgttaattatatatatttaatcttTTTTGTTAGAATACAAGCTGATGAGGATTCAAAACGTCCTGGAAAACTTAAAGTTAAAACAACAAATCTTGATGAAGAAGATACAGTTGAACCAGTGAATTTACCAAGTATACCTTTGCCAATATCTTCTTTACCTAATTTTAACTTTATGCCACCTGTTAATTCAAAAACAGTAGATAAAAGTTGTATGGACAAAGAAGAAACCTTTACATTTGCAAGTCCCATAAAAGTAACAAATGTTACAAAAAATTTAAAATCTATTAATAACTTCACATTTAGTAGTCCAATTACAGCTGGTAAACAGCCAATCGATAATTCTAATAATACAAGTTcacctttaaaaaaaattggtgCTAAACCTACTACATCTAGCAATTCTGTAGTACCTACTGTAACAGAGAATTTCATCTGGTCTACTTCATCTACAGCACCCAAACCaaaagaaaaagcaaaaaaTAGCGACAGTCCTGTTCCTACTACTTCAAATGAATTAAATTCGGGAAGTGTTATGGACGTCCTTGGTTCTAAATCTAATAAAACTGAACCTGAAAAATCAAGTGAAATTAAAGCGCAattatattcaaataaaaattctactaaTAACAAAGTAAATACAGTTACTTTAGatacaaataaaaatgatattacTAAAATTACAAATTCAAAGTCCGATGTACAGCAAGATACTTCAAATGTGTGGGAATGTTCTGAATGTTTGATTAAAAACAGCAGTTCTGAAATGCAGTGCATTTCTTGTAAAACTGCCAAGCAGAGTCCTAATGATAATAAAACTTGTGAATTGTTATCAACATCGAACAATATCAATGAATCAAAGCCAACAACCAATGATACTTTTGGAGCTCAGTTTAAAATTTCAAGTACACAATGGGAATGTACATCATGTTAtataagaaacaaacaaagtagTAATAAATGTGTTGCATGTAACGCACTTAAACCAGATTCCAAGCATGAAACTGAATCAGCTGCAACAAAATTACCGAATTCAGACCTACAAAACATCAAATCCTTGGAAGGATCATGGGAATGCTCTGATTGTACATTAAAAAATTCTGCAAATTCTACTACGTGCTCTTGTTGCAATACGTCTAAACCAAGTTTGTTAAAAGTAAATTCTAAAGAAGATAAAAGTATCACTGATGATATAAGTACTGTAACCAATCAAAAGACTAATACGTTAATTAACACATCATTGAATAATTCAAGTGTTAGTAAAAGTGAAACTATGGATAAGTTTAAACCGAGCAAAGATACATGGGAATGTCCTTGTTGTATggttagaaatattatttccgtTGATTCTTGTTCATGTTGCAATACAGCTAAACCTAACATTGGAAGTGCAACTAAAACGAGTCTCCCATTAATTCCAAATGGATTTGGAGATAAATTTAAGAAACCTGAAGGTGCATGGAACTGTGACACTTGTATGTTGCAAAATGATACAAAAGTTAATGAGTGTGTTGCTTGTGGCGCTTTAAAGTCAGG includes these proteins:
- the LOC143148596 gene encoding uncharacterized protein LOC143148596 isoform X2, which gives rise to MAKGSNNLSGRRSSSHNTKPYDANNSFVKKVATKVTDLIPQRSWISKWFNSSQNEDVLDDSENPEEVESEEEIQKPPPSKRPCIRMDVTHPPGTFLIQPRAKAPFNKASSSKQQYSIHNEMSEDFSEPAMAGPSRMSHLISSTPATQTDIRNIVPQRSDLNSIAAPTNNGTTNGMDDNSESSESTSGCSSLIPQTNRQEAPSNVSYNTPFTNRKKFNNDKLTFNSNRDSLSSRRPSFNASVMTNTPDRASPLSSPFYSGNITFGGANAAGLYKQSRNLFNSSNEIQLKVPRRTSVEVKPSNTAGVDSSGMSQTAKKILEALEHFSSPITDAKKIPLKMINNTSMSKKRTKVEISPTIKVGLRHLTRELTVPTVPDILKLRRRQKLQDTTVAARKMVSARSEPPPPQEYHFRIQADEDSKRPGKLKVKTTNLDEEDTVEPVNLPSIPLPISSLPNFNFMPPVNSKTVDKSCMDKEETFTFASPIKVTNVTKNLKSINNFTFSSPITAGKQPIDNSNNTSSPLKKIGAKPTTSSNSVVPTVTENFIWSTSSTAPKPKEKAKNSDSPVPTTSNELNSGSVMDVLGSKSNKTEPEKSSEIKAQLYSNKNSTNNKVNTVTLDTNKNDITKITNSKSDVQQDTSNVWECSECLIKNSSSEMQCISCKTAKQSPNDNKTCELLSTSNNINESKPTTNDTFGAQFKISSTQWECTSCYIRNKQSSNKCVACNALKPDSKHETESAATKLPNSDLQNIKSLEGSWECSDCTLKNSANSTTCSCCNTSKPSLLKVNSKEDKSITDDISTVTNQKTNTLINTSLNNSSVSKSETMDKFKPSKDTWECPCCMVRNIISVDSCSCCNTAKPNIGSATKTSLPLIPNGFGDKFKKPEGAWNCDTCMLQNDTKVNECVACGALKSGSKKLDSSTTNINCNLPFSFGIPPCDEGLKFKFGIDKADQQKTDTDTVTPMNSFKFGESQQSSQIGQFTFGIQKEEKKTSSETLEPENCAPSTVGSCFGLQVNSKTNEKTELKQDSEEVEKKSTSSFSFGMPKTENETVENDKQSVTTASTFTFGVPKSETKQSDMEKEKQGSLLGNPMTEVSKPNTKTTESSTVTNSSTLTSITQSSSQELKPTAIFTFSVPDSIVAVSSSAPVSVITSLPSSTQYSFTFPETKLAQTTPLPTFGQIPTSASASTPSSTFTFGENKTKERTSATKTFGTLANGSSGSSIFSNISNAPSLFGTSDAKTTGAFSTEENKQPTFGVNTSKPSAFAMPETKVSTFGSIENKPSIFGSSDAKIPVFGGTDNKPTPLFNPTPQAPTVTTTPTFNTPSATPSLFGSSVTPAFGSNTSSTFATESKPNIFGTTAKPGETNTPNSNLFTFSATHAQPVAQPGSGFNFTANTNPAGSTQKPLFTFGSNSNTPQSSNVFGGTFNNPGSSKSSGFTFNTPKPETPAFGQSTVTTPIFSAPQSVSQDKPSSSFPSTAASTGFNFGSTAATSSGGFNFGAVAPASAPSAGFNFNPPSTTPTFDPNTPPSFNFTGGNAPPTFSGIPQIVAQRKIKKAFRRMR
- the LOC143148596 gene encoding uncharacterized protein LOC143148596 isoform X1; amino-acid sequence: MAKGSNNLSGRRSSSHNTKPYDANNSFVKKVATKVTDLIPQRSWISKWFNSSQNEDVLDDSENPEEVESEEEIQKPPPSKRPCIRMDVTHPPGTFLIQPRAKAPFNKASSSKQQYSIHNEMSEDFSEPAMAGPSRMSHLISSTPATQTDIRNIVPQRSDLNSIAAPTNNGTTNGMDDNSESSESTSGCSSLIPQTNRQEAPSNVSYNTPFTNRKKFNNDKLTFTNHMQSPRSLFLDSNRDSLSSRRPSFNASVMTNTPDRASPLSSPFYSGNITFGGANAAGLYKQSRNLFNSSNEIQLKVPRRTSVEVKPSNTAGVDSSGMSQTAKKILEALEHFSSPITDAKKIPLKMINNTSMSKKRTKVEISPTIKVGLRHLTRELTVPTVPDILKLRRRQKLQDTTVAARKMVSARSEPPPPQEYHFRIQADEDSKRPGKLKVKTTNLDEEDTVEPVNLPSIPLPISSLPNFNFMPPVNSKTVDKSCMDKEETFTFASPIKVTNVTKNLKSINNFTFSSPITAGKQPIDNSNNTSSPLKKIGAKPTTSSNSVVPTVTENFIWSTSSTAPKPKEKAKNSDSPVPTTSNELNSGSVMDVLGSKSNKTEPEKSSEIKAQLYSNKNSTNNKVNTVTLDTNKNDITKITNSKSDVQQDTSNVWECSECLIKNSSSEMQCISCKTAKQSPNDNKTCELLSTSNNINESKPTTNDTFGAQFKISSTQWECTSCYIRNKQSSNKCVACNALKPDSKHETESAATKLPNSDLQNIKSLEGSWECSDCTLKNSANSTTCSCCNTSKPSLLKVNSKEDKSITDDISTVTNQKTNTLINTSLNNSSVSKSETMDKFKPSKDTWECPCCMVRNIISVDSCSCCNTAKPNIGSATKTSLPLIPNGFGDKFKKPEGAWNCDTCMLQNDTKVNECVACGALKSGSKKLDSSTTNINCNLPFSFGIPPCDEGLKFKFGIDKADQQKTDTDTVTPMNSFKFGESQQSSQIGQFTFGIQKEEKKTSSETLEPENCAPSTVGSCFGLQVNSKTNEKTELKQDSEEVEKKSTSSFSFGMPKTENETVENDKQSVTTASTFTFGVPKSETKQSDMEKEKQGSLLGNPMTEVSKPNTKTTESSTVTNSSTLTSITQSSSQELKPTAIFTFSVPDSIVAVSSSAPVSVITSLPSSTQYSFTFPETKLAQTTPLPTFGQIPTSASASTPSSTFTFGENKTKERTSATKTFGTLANGSSGSSIFSNISNAPSLFGTSDAKTTGAFSTEENKQPTFGVNTSKPSAFAMPETKVSTFGSIENKPSIFGSSDAKIPVFGGTDNKPTPLFNPTPQAPTVTTTPTFNTPSATPSLFGSSVTPAFGSNTSSTFATESKPNIFGTTAKPGETNTPNSNLFTFSATHAQPVAQPGSGFNFTANTNPAGSTQKPLFTFGSNSNTPQSSNVFGGTFNNPGSSKSSGFTFNTPKPETPAFGQSTVTTPIFSAPQSVSQDKPSSSFPSTAASTGFNFGSTAATSSGGFNFGAVAPASAPSAGFNFNPPSTTPTFDPNTPPSFNFTGGNAPPTFSGIPQIVAQRKIKKAFRRMR